In Sphingomonas sp. SUN019, one genomic interval encodes:
- a CDS encoding carotenoid oxygenase family protein → MRGFPQTIHFTGLNQPVRMEASIRNLPVIGDIPAEIAGAFFRAVPDPAHVPMHEDDVVLSGDGMVSRFLFEDGQVDYDIRYVETERYVLERDARRALFGRYRNPFTDDPTVAGRDRTVANTTPVWHAGRLFMTKEDGRAYEVDPATLDTIGRWDFYGALRSETFTAHPRVDPATGEMFFFGYEAGGLCTRDIAYGIADAGGNLVSEQWFEAPYCASVHDFAITETRAIFPIFPTTANIDRLKAGGAHWAHQQDLESWVGVMPRYGKVDEMRWFRGPKGVSAFHLVNAYDEGDRVHLDLCLTDTNAFAFMREAGGIHRQPWEIEGALTRWTFDLTSNDDGFVERPIGPPGDLPRVRDVDQGRPYPFAFYCSMNPAGGPPLPGGPVGAAFNALIRIEPDSGRVAMMTLGPDMAVSEPVHIASARDGHDGWLLAVVDRRTADEKFESELWVIDAGDVAAGAVARVPVPVRLRPQVHGAWVSAAQLAARAGR, encoded by the coding sequence ATGCGCGGATTTCCGCAGACGATCCATTTCACCGGGCTCAATCAGCCGGTGCGGATGGAGGCGTCGATCCGCAACCTGCCCGTCATCGGCGACATCCCGGCCGAGATCGCGGGCGCGTTCTTTCGCGCGGTGCCCGATCCGGCGCACGTGCCGATGCACGAGGACGATGTGGTCCTGTCGGGCGACGGCATGGTGTCGCGGTTCCTGTTCGAGGACGGGCAGGTCGATTACGATATCCGCTACGTGGAAACCGAACGCTACGTGCTGGAGCGCGACGCGCGGCGCGCCTTGTTCGGGCGCTATCGCAATCCGTTCACCGACGATCCGACGGTCGCCGGGCGCGACCGGACCGTCGCCAACACCACGCCGGTGTGGCACGCCGGGCGCCTGTTCATGACCAAGGAGGATGGTCGCGCGTACGAGGTCGATCCCGCGACGCTCGACACGATCGGACGTTGGGATTTCTACGGCGCGCTCAGATCGGAGACCTTCACTGCGCATCCGCGGGTCGATCCCGCGACGGGCGAGATGTTCTTCTTCGGCTACGAGGCGGGCGGACTGTGCACGCGCGACATCGCTTACGGCATCGCCGACGCCGGCGGCAACCTGGTGTCCGAACAATGGTTCGAGGCGCCCTATTGCGCGAGCGTCCACGATTTCGCGATCACCGAGACACGCGCGATCTTCCCGATCTTTCCGACCACCGCGAACATCGACCGGCTGAAGGCGGGCGGCGCGCATTGGGCGCACCAGCAGGATCTGGAAAGCTGGGTCGGCGTCATGCCGCGCTATGGCAAAGTGGACGAGATGCGCTGGTTCCGCGGACCGAAGGGCGTCTCCGCGTTTCATTTGGTCAACGCGTACGACGAGGGCGACCGGGTTCATCTCGACCTGTGCCTGACCGACACCAACGCCTTCGCCTTCATGCGCGAAGCGGGCGGGATTCATCGCCAGCCGTGGGAGATCGAGGGCGCATTGACGCGCTGGACATTCGACCTGACCAGCAACGACGACGGCTTCGTCGAGCGCCCGATCGGTCCGCCGGGCGATCTGCCGCGGGTGCGCGACGTGGATCAGGGACGGCCGTATCCGTTCGCATTCTATTGCAGCATGAACCCGGCGGGCGGGCCGCCGTTGCCCGGCGGGCCGGTCGGCGCGGCGTTCAATGCGTTGATCCGGATCGAGCCCGACAGCGGCCGCGTCGCGATGATGACGCTGGGGCCGGACATGGCGGTGAGCGAGCCGGTGCATATCGCGTCCGCGCGTGATGGGCACGACGGCTGGCTGCTGGCGGTGGTCGACCGGCGCACCGCGGACGAAAAGTTCGAATCCGAGCTGTGGGTGATCGACGCGGGCGACGTCGCCGCAGGCGCAGTCGCGCGCGTGCCGGTGCCGGTCAGGCTGCGTCCGCAGGTCCACGGCGCGTGGGTGTCGGCGGCGCAACTGGCGGCGCGCGCCGGGCGGTAG
- a CDS encoding HAD-IIA family hydrolase: MIAADGVMFDLDGTLILSDRALGGYQVLPGAVDLLHDLDRRGMPFVALTNGSAYPASQQGPRLRALGLPIPDDRLFTPNSVAAGLFAGRGLRRVMVLGTEGVRDALEGEGISTCAPGDARADAVYIAWHPDCAMADIHAACAAVLDGAALYSASDVPFFASKSGRAFGYSCAIGGAVARVTGVEPEVTGKPSQAALRFVAGKLGVPVDRVAVVGDDPKVETIMARTGGAIGIGVTTGTTSAAEWAAVPDAERPTAVIAGVADLATLLFEGGATARRAPPVAPPTPTRRGPADAA, encoded by the coding sequence ATGATCGCCGCGGACGGCGTGATGTTCGATCTCGACGGGACGCTGATCCTCAGCGACCGCGCGCTTGGCGGATATCAGGTGCTGCCCGGCGCGGTCGACCTGCTACACGATCTGGATCGACGCGGGATGCCGTTCGTCGCGCTGACCAACGGCAGTGCGTATCCGGCGTCGCAACAGGGACCGCGGCTCCGCGCGCTGGGGCTGCCGATCCCCGACGATCGCCTGTTCACGCCGAACAGCGTCGCCGCCGGGCTGTTCGCGGGGCGCGGGCTTCGCCGCGTCATGGTGCTGGGCACCGAAGGGGTCCGCGATGCGCTGGAGGGAGAGGGGATTTCGACCTGCGCGCCCGGCGACGCGCGAGCGGACGCGGTCTATATCGCGTGGCATCCCGACTGCGCGATGGCCGATATCCACGCCGCCTGCGCCGCGGTCCTGGACGGCGCGGCGCTCTACAGCGCATCGGACGTGCCGTTCTTCGCCAGCAAATCGGGCCGCGCGTTCGGCTATAGCTGCGCGATCGGCGGTGCGGTCGCGCGCGTCACGGGCGTCGAACCCGAAGTCACCGGAAAACCGTCACAAGCCGCGCTGCGCTTCGTCGCGGGGAAGCTCGGCGTTCCGGTGGACCGTGTCGCGGTGGTCGGCGACGACCCGAAGGTCGAGACGATCATGGCGCGCACCGGCGGCGCGATCGGGATCGGCGTCACGACCGGCACGACCAGCGCAGCGGAATGGGCGGCGGTGCCGGACGCAGAGCGTCCCACCGCGGTGATCGCGGGCGTGGCCGACCTCGCCACGCTTCTGTTCGAGGGTGGCGCTACCGCCCGGCGCGCGCCGCCAGTTGCGCCGCCGACACCCACGCGCCGTGGACCTGCGGACGCAGCCTGA
- a CDS encoding biotin carboxyl carrier protein codes for MAAIRLVETSLRDGNQCLWGALGVDTARTLSIAPVMERVGYAAIDFTTSTHMGVAVRYKQQDPWERIRLMAAACQTTPLQFLSTGFRFISWETASPEFMALAFATLTRNGIRRFALADPTNDAVANAAAARLVKQGGGEQVIGALVFTLSPIHDDAHYADAARTMAACPDIDALYIKDPGGLLTPERARTLIPAILAEIGGKPLELHAHNTIGLGDRTYLAGAALGVAALQCASGGAADGTSNPPIERTVRNLREQGHKVDVDDDALAQVGRYFADLAAADGLPTGAPMAYDAGYVRHQLPGGMVGTMRRHLADHRVPHLEGAVIEELGRVREELGWPIVMTPFAQMLQTQAVMNVTGAERYATIPDEIVRYALGRFGRPNRPIAAYVMDRILSSPRARELQSEPEMAPLADLRRRVGAQLSDEEFLLRATMPGAMVDAVQAAGPAPRDYDPAVRPVMALVEQLLARTDLTRVTVEKPGFRLELETDA; via the coding sequence ATGGCCGCGATCCGCCTGGTCGAGACAAGCCTGCGCGACGGCAACCAATGCCTGTGGGGTGCGCTGGGCGTCGATACCGCGCGGACATTGTCGATCGCGCCCGTGATGGAGCGCGTCGGTTATGCTGCGATCGACTTCACCACCTCGACCCATATGGGCGTCGCGGTGCGCTACAAGCAGCAGGATCCGTGGGAACGTATCCGGCTGATGGCCGCGGCCTGCCAGACGACCCCGCTGCAATTCCTGTCGACCGGCTTCCGCTTCATCTCATGGGAGACCGCGAGCCCCGAATTCATGGCGCTGGCCTTCGCCACGCTGACCCGAAACGGCATTCGCCGCTTTGCGCTGGCCGATCCGACCAACGACGCCGTCGCCAACGCAGCGGCGGCGCGGCTGGTGAAGCAGGGCGGGGGAGAGCAGGTCATCGGCGCGCTCGTCTTCACGCTCAGCCCGATCCACGACGACGCGCATTACGCCGACGCCGCGCGGACGATGGCCGCGTGCCCCGACATCGACGCGCTGTACATCAAGGATCCGGGCGGGTTGCTGACCCCCGAACGCGCGCGGACGCTGATCCCCGCGATCCTGGCCGAAATCGGCGGCAAGCCGCTCGAACTCCACGCGCACAACACCATCGGCCTCGGCGATCGCACCTATCTGGCGGGCGCTGCGCTGGGCGTGGCGGCGTTGCAGTGCGCCAGCGGCGGGGCGGCCGACGGAACCTCCAATCCGCCGATCGAGCGGACCGTACGCAACCTGCGCGAACAGGGCCACAAAGTCGACGTCGACGACGACGCGTTGGCGCAGGTCGGGCGATACTTCGCCGATCTGGCCGCGGCGGACGGGCTGCCGACCGGTGCGCCGATGGCCTATGACGCGGGCTATGTGCGGCATCAATTGCCCGGCGGAATGGTCGGAACGATGCGGCGGCACCTGGCCGACCACCGCGTGCCGCATCTGGAGGGCGCGGTGATCGAGGAACTCGGCCGCGTGCGCGAGGAACTCGGCTGGCCGATCGTGATGACGCCGTTCGCGCAGATGCTGCAGACGCAGGCGGTGATGAACGTGACCGGGGCCGAACGCTACGCCACGATCCCGGACGAGATCGTGCGCTATGCGCTCGGCCGCTTCGGCCGCCCCAACCGTCCGATCGCGGCATACGTGATGGACCGCATCCTGTCGTCGCCGCGCGCGCGCGAATTGCAGTCGGAACCCGAAATGGCTCCGCTGGCCGACCTGCGGCGACGGGTCGGCGCGCAGCTATCGGATGAGGAATTTCTGCTGCGCGCGACGATGCCGGGGGCGATGGTCGATGCGGTGCAGGCGGCGGGTCCGGCGCCGCGTGACTATGATCCCGCGGTGCGGCCGGTGATGGCGCTGGTCGAGCAATTGCTCGCCCGCACCGACCTGACCCGCGTCACGGTGGAAAAACCCGGCTTCCGGCTGGAACTGGAAACGGACGCATGA
- a CDS encoding acetyl/propionyl/methylcrotonyl-CoA carboxylase subunit alpha — protein MAIRRLFIANRGEIAVRIIRTCRALGIETVLGVSEADRGSLGAHLADRVLCIGPAQPALSYLRVETIVQAALGSGCDAIHPGYGFLSERADLARLCEAEGVIFVGPTAEQIEAVGDKLRARAAAEEAGVPVIPGGAAGTPDEARALAAAIGVPILVKAAGGGGGRGMKLVEDARDLAATMDMASAEAGAAFGDARVYLEHYVATGRHIEVQVLGDGAGGVIHLGERDCSVQRRYQKLIEETPAPHLPAVTRDALHAAAVRFAARLSYRGAGTVEFLYDVPRDAFYFLEMNARIQVEHPVTEAVTGIDLIAEQIAIAEGRGLRFAQEDVSCAGAAIECRINAEDPARDFAPSPGTVSTVRWPTGEGIRVDTHIIDGARIPPFYDSMIAKVIAHGADRAEALARLRAALANTRIEGIATNLAFQTAILADADFARGGVDTGFLARFLDQRIAA, from the coding sequence GTGGCGATCCGCCGCCTGTTCATCGCCAACCGCGGCGAGATCGCGGTGCGCATCATCCGCACCTGCCGCGCGCTCGGGATCGAAACCGTACTCGGCGTGTCGGAGGCCGATCGCGGATCGCTCGGCGCGCATCTGGCCGATCGCGTCCTGTGCATCGGCCCCGCGCAACCTGCGCTCAGTTACCTGCGGGTCGAGACGATCGTGCAGGCCGCGCTCGGCTCGGGGTGCGACGCGATTCACCCCGGCTATGGCTTCCTGTCCGAACGCGCCGACCTTGCGCGACTGTGTGAGGCGGAGGGCGTGATCTTCGTCGGACCGACCGCCGAGCAGATCGAGGCGGTCGGCGACAAGTTGCGCGCGCGCGCCGCGGCCGAGGAGGCGGGCGTGCCCGTAATCCCCGGCGGCGCGGCCGGCACGCCCGACGAAGCGCGTGCGCTGGCCGCGGCGATCGGCGTGCCGATCCTGGTCAAGGCGGCGGGCGGCGGTGGCGGGCGCGGGATGAAGCTGGTCGAAGACGCGCGCGATCTCGCCGCGACGATGGACATGGCCAGCGCCGAAGCGGGGGCCGCGTTCGGCGACGCGCGGGTCTATCTCGAACATTATGTCGCGACCGGGCGGCATATCGAGGTGCAGGTGCTGGGCGACGGCGCGGGGGGCGTGATCCACCTCGGCGAACGCGACTGTTCGGTCCAGCGCCGCTACCAGAAACTGATCGAGGAAACCCCCGCGCCGCATTTGCCCGCAGTGACGCGCGACGCGCTGCACGCCGCGGCGGTGCGGTTCGCCGCGCGGCTGTCATACCGTGGGGCGGGAACGGTCGAATTCCTCTACGACGTCCCGCGCGACGCCTTCTACTTCCTCGAAATGAACGCGCGCATCCAGGTCGAGCATCCGGTGACCGAGGCGGTGACGGGGATTGATCTGATCGCCGAACAGATCGCGATCGCTGAAGGGCGGGGGCTGCGGTTCGCACAGGAGGACGTGTCGTGCGCTGGCGCGGCGATCGAATGCCGCATCAACGCCGAAGACCCGGCGCGCGACTTCGCGCCTTCGCCGGGCACGGTTTCAACGGTGCGCTGGCCGACCGGCGAGGGCATCCGCGTCGACACCCATATCATCGACGGCGCGCGCATCCCGCCCTTCTACGATTCGATGATCGCAAAGGTCATCGCTCACGGCGCCGACCGCGCCGAGGCGCTGGCCCGGCTCCGCGCCGCGCTGGCGAACACACGGATCGAGGGCATCGCCACCAACCTCGCCTTCCAGACCGCGATCCTCGCCGACGCCGACTTCGCGCGCGGCGGCGTCGACACCGGGTTCCTCGCGCGCTTTCTCGACCAAAGGATCGCTGCCTGA
- a CDS encoding biotin/lipoyl-containing protein — MTLTRAEVDRIIALLEGSRFDRLSLEMDGLKLDLVRSGATPSAPRAAPPPVEIAPPPPPPVARDGLVEVKSPLLGIYYRAPRPGEPPFVEVGARVEPDTIIGIIEVMKLMNTARAGVTGEVVEIVAANGEMVEHGETLLLVRPD; from the coding sequence ATGACGCTGACCCGCGCCGAGGTGGATCGCATTATCGCTTTGCTGGAAGGATCACGCTTCGACCGGCTGAGCCTCGAGATGGACGGGCTGAAGCTTGATCTGGTGCGTAGCGGCGCTACACCGTCCGCCCCACGCGCCGCACCGCCGCCAGTCGAGATCGCACCCCCGCCACCGCCGCCCGTCGCGCGCGACGGGCTGGTCGAGGTAAAATCACCCCTGCTCGGCATCTACTACCGCGCGCCGCGTCCCGGCGAGCCGCCGTTCGTCGAGGTCGGCGCACGGGTCGAACCCGACACGATCATCGGCATCATCGAGGTGATGAAGCTGATGAACACCGCACGCGCCGGCGTGACGGGCGAGGTGGTGGAGATCGTCGCCGCGAACGGCGAGATGGTCGAACACGGCGAGACGCTGCTGCTCGTCCGGCCGGATTGA
- a CDS encoding PEP/pyruvate-binding domain-containing protein encodes MREAIAWFADVGLADRPTVGGKGASLGELTRAGIAVPPGFVVTTRAFELFLAALEARAPVRARIETCDADDLDAVTALSQEMRTRVVEEPLPPEVEGALLAAHHELCGGDGAPVAVRSSATTEDAADASFAGLQDTFLWVIDPADLVARVRECWGSLYSVESITYRRRQAFPESGVAMAVVVQRMVDASVAGVMFTRSPTTGDKSVVTIEGAWGLGSSVVSGEVTPDRWVIGKITGEISTRDISDKHIEHRPVASGGVEERAVPDDRRRIACVDDATLQQLREIGRKVERHYGAAQDIEWAVDRDGRVLLLQSRPETIWSNRTTAPVAAPTDNPFAHVLGVFGRRP; translated from the coding sequence ATGCGTGAGGCGATCGCGTGGTTCGCCGACGTCGGCCTTGCCGATCGCCCGACCGTTGGCGGCAAGGGCGCGAGTCTCGGCGAACTGACCCGCGCGGGGATCGCGGTCCCGCCCGGCTTCGTCGTGACCACGCGCGCGTTCGAACTGTTCCTCGCCGCACTGGAGGCGCGCGCGCCGGTCCGCGCGCGGATCGAGACGTGCGATGCGGACGATCTGGACGCGGTCACCGCGCTGTCGCAGGAAATGCGCACGCGCGTCGTGGAAGAGCCGCTTCCCCCCGAGGTGGAAGGCGCGTTGTTGGCGGCGCACCACGAACTGTGCGGCGGCGATGGAGCGCCGGTCGCGGTGCGCTCATCCGCCACGACCGAGGATGCCGCCGACGCCAGCTTCGCCGGATTGCAGGACACGTTCCTGTGGGTGATCGACCCCGCCGATCTGGTCGCACGCGTGCGGGAATGCTGGGGCAGCCTCTATTCGGTCGAGAGCATCACCTATCGCCGCCGACAGGCGTTTCCCGAAAGCGGCGTTGCGATGGCGGTGGTGGTGCAACGGATGGTCGATGCCTCGGTCGCCGGAGTGATGTTCACGCGCAGCCCGACGACCGGCGACAAATCGGTCGTCACGATCGAGGGCGCGTGGGGGCTGGGATCCTCCGTAGTGTCGGGCGAGGTCACGCCCGACCGCTGGGTGATCGGCAAGATCACCGGCGAAATCTCCACCCGCGACATTTCCGACAAGCACATCGAACACCGCCCGGTCGCCAGCGGCGGCGTGGAGGAACGCGCGGTGCCCGACGACCGCCGCCGCATCGCCTGCGTCGACGACGCGACACTGCAGCAACTGCGCGAGATCGGCCGCAAGGTCGAACGCCATTATGGCGCGGCGCAGGACATCGAATGGGCGGTCGACCGCGACGGCCGTGTATTGCTGCTGCAGAGCCGCCCCGAAACGATCTGGTCGAACCGCACCACCGCGCCCGTCGCCGCACCGACTGACAATCCCTTCGCGCATGTGCTGGGCGTGTTCGGGAGACGGCCATGA